The segment AAGGTGCCTTGAAACTCAAGGAAATCTCCTATATCCATGCCGAGGGATTGTGTGCGGGGGAGATGAAACACGGGACCATTGCCCTGGTCGAACCGGATGTGGCCAGTCTGGTCTTGGTCGGACAGGGAGAGAGCCGGACGAAAATCCTGGGAAACCTGGAGGAAATCCGTGCTCGACAGGGGAAAGTCCTGGCTCTGACAACTTCGGGCGACCGGGAGGTTGAGAACAAGGCGCATCACCTGATCGAAATCCCGGATGGTTCGGAAGATCTCTCCCCATTCACGGCCATTATTCCTCTCCAGTTGTTTGCCTATTATGTCGCCGTGGAAAAGGGATGTGATGTCGACCAGCCCCGCAATCTGGCCAAGAGTGTGACCGTCGAATGAACCGGCCGTTCAAAAACTGGCTGACCTCGTTGCCTACCAGAATGGATCGGTGGTTAGCAGGACGGTCCTGGAACAACCGAGCGGCACCGTGACCGTTTTCGCCTTCGATCAGGGCGAAGGTCTCAGCGAACACACCGCTCCCTTCGATGCCCTGGTAAACGTGATCGATGGGGAAGCGGAGATCACGGTAGCGGGAAAACCCTATTCAGTCCGTTCGGGAGATATTTTGATCATGCCCGCCGGTGAACCGCATGCCCTGCGGGCGGTGGCACCCTTTAAAATGGTCCTGGTGATGATCCGCTCCTAAGTTGGCCGGTATACAGAGTGAACGAGTCGGCTGCCAATCTGTTGGCGTCTTGCTGCCGGAACGATTTGCGCCTGGCTCAGGAGAATGAACTCGTTTCGATCGCCTTTCCGGACATCTCTGCCGGAGCCTTCGGGTATCTGCTCAAAGAAGCGGGGGGGGGCGGCGTTTCGAACCGCAATCAAGGAGGTAACCTGTCTAACACTTGCAAAAAATCCGTTTTATCCTCTAAAAAGATAAGGAGAATCAATTTCCCATGATGAAATTCTGGTTTATTACCTCGTTCATCATCCTCACGATCATGGTCGTTTTTCCGGTTTTGGCTATTTCGGCCGTTTCCGAGGCGGTCGTGAAAATTTACGCGGTGTACAACACCCCCGACTACTCCAATCCCTGGAACATGAGTGGGCCGCGTTCCCGAACCGGATCAGGGGCGATCATCGAGGGTAACCTCATTCTTACCAACGCTCATGTGGTCAGTGATGTCACGTTCCTACAAGTGCGCAGGCACGGGGAAACACAGCGGTATGCCGCCCGGGTGGCTGCCGTCTCTCATCAGTCCGATCTGGCCCTAGTCGAAGTGGAAGATCCGGTCTTTTTTGACGGGGTAGAGCCGCTGGCTTTTGGAGGTCTACCCGAAACCCATCAGGAAGTGAAGGTCTATGGTTTTCCCCTCGGGGGGGACAGCTTGAGTGTCACCCGGGGTATCGTTTCCCGGATCGAACACCGTCCCTATGTACACAGCTCGATCTCTCTTCTGGCCGGTCAAATCGATGCAGCGATCAACCCCGGATCAAGCGGGGGTCCGGTGATTGTTGAGGACGTCATCGTAGGGGTGGTGATGCAGGGGATTCCCCAAGCCCAGAATATCGGGTACATGGTCCCCTCGCCGGTAATCGATCATTTTTTAACCGGTGGGCGGGATGGTGTATACCATGGCTTTCCATCGGTTGGGTTTCTCGTGCAGGCCATGGAAAACCCGGGTATGCGCTCGGCGTATCGTATGAAGGAGGGCCAGAGCGGTGTACTGATCACCAGGACGATTCCCGGGTCTCCCGCTGACGGCGTACTCCGCAGCGGCGATGTCCTGCTGACCATCGGCGGTTTTCCGGTGGCCAACGACGGATCGATCGAGTTCCGGCACCGGGAATGGACCAGCTTGAGCTATGTCGTGCAAAAAAAACAGATCGGAGAAACGATCGGGATGGAGATTCTCCGGAATGGAATTACCCACTCGCTGGAATTGGTCTTGCACCGGTCTATGGACGAAAACTGGCTGGTTCCCATGGAGCGGTACGAAACCGATCCGACTTATCTTATTTATGGAGGTATTGTCTTTTCTCCATTGAGTAAAGATCTCTTTGGCATTTGGGGTCCCGACTGGCCTGCAACCGCCCCGACTGAACTTCTGGTGCATCTTTTCAACAATGTTCCCCGGGTGGACGGGGAACAGGTGGTGATTGTATTGCGGGTGCTGGCCGCCGATGTCAACCAGGGTTACCAGGAGATAACCGGTTGGATCGTAGATCGGGTCAACGGAGAAAAAATCTGGAATATGAAGGATCTGGCTCGCATGCTGGATGAACAGGATGAAAGATTCTACACGATTCTGGAGAACGACCAGGGCCAACAAATTATCCTCGATTCTCAGAAGGCCCGGGACAATCATGCCCGGATCCTCGCAACCTACCGGATTGCGCGGGACCGTTCTTCCGACCTGGTGGTCGATCAGAGCGAGAGTGTGACAGAAGAGGAATCGATAGTTAATTACTGAACATTAGTCCGGAGAGGATCAGCCGTTTATAAATGCAGAGATAGGGACTCTTGCTGGCATAGGATGTTTTACTGAGTTCCCCGGAGCGGCGCTCTTTGGCCTAAGCCAGCGTGCAGCGCTGGAGCGCTGCTTCATGTTCGCTGTCGTCAATCCAACCGATACCTGCCTGGCCATGAACTGGTTTTTTGAGAGAAGACCTGGCTTCTCCATCCTGATCCGGTATTTCCGCCCGCCCGATGGAAATCATCCTTATTGAATATCTTCTGTAGAATTTGATCGAATGTTCTCAACTAATAGAGGGAAGACCTATTTTTGGGTTTTTTGGTATGGTGTAGCTACCACTGATTTACCCGAGGGAGGTTTTCCTTTCATTGGAATTGTTTTCGGAATAAGCTATTTTGAGCTGGAGTGAGATCGTGGCCATGTTGATTGTGGGCGGGATGGGAACCATCTCTAAACCGCTCGTGGGAGTCGCTTCGCTGCCGACGCTCCGCCATGCTTGGAAGCGGCGGGAAGAGAGACTAAACCTGTACGGGTTTAGCGAAATCATTTAAACTGTTCTCTTGATTGTGATCTTATTTTTTCACCGGTGCATTCCCGTTTAAATAAGAGGAGGTTTGATCAGTGGGAAAAATAACATACCATCCGGAATTGACTTACAGTGGTTTCAAGGAAGGAAAATTCGATAAGGCAATCCTGGCGGTTGGTTCTGCGGAAAACCATGGATTTCATCTCCCCTTTGGTACCGACACCCTCGTGGCGCAGGCTATCGCGCAGGAAGTGGCACAGCAAGTGGAGGGGCTGCTGATGCTTCCGCCGATCAATTACGGAGTCAGCCACCACTACGCTCACTACCAGTTCACCTTGACCCTGAGTTCCGAGACCATGAATCTTCTCTTGCAGGAAGTGTTCCGTTCGGTTATTCGACAGGGGATCCACCGGATCCTGGTGATCAACGGTCATGACGGAAATATCGCCCCTATCGAGACCGCAGCCCGTTCGGTCAAAGTCTCCACACCCACTGTATTTATAGCCTCTCTGGATGCCTGGTGGATCACGGCCAGAGAACTCCTGCCCCCCGATACCTTCGAGATCTGGAACGGCCGGGGACATGCCGGAGAAGGAGAAACATCGCTCATGCTTCATCTGTTTCCGGAACTCTGCCGGATGGAAAACGCCCGGGGGGTGGTCCCCGATATCCCGGCGGGTCTCGATATCAAGTGGACATTTGACGAACTGACGCCCTATGGTGCAACCGGAGATCCTACCCATGCCACCCCGGAAAAAGGGAAGAAAATGTTTGACTTATTGGTCAACCGGATCGTCCATTTTGTCAAGGAGATGGAGGAGCGAAACTGGCGGTACGGGATGAAAAGAGATTGAGAGAAGGTTAAGGGAGAGGAAAAAAACGATGACGGTACCCTATACCTATATCGATGAAGTAAGTCGGCACGAAGGCCGGGAAGTGGAAATACGGGGATGGCTTTCCAACAAACGTTTCAGTGGAAAGGTCGCATTTCTGATCCTGCGGGATGGCACCGGATTCTTGCAGGCCACTGCCTTTACCGGCGGGCATTTCACGACAGAGGAGATCAAGGGGTTCAAAGGCATATCCCTGGAATCGGCGGTACTGGTGCGGGGACGGGTAAAACGGGAAGAGCGGGCGCCGGGGGGGTATGAGTTGGAGATGACATACTTTCAGTGTCTCTCGGTGGCTGAAGAATACCCCATTCAGAAGAAAGAGCATTCAGTGGATTTTTTGATGGAATGGCGCCATTTGTGGTTACGCTCTTCCCGCCAGCACGCGGTGCTCCGGGTACGTAACCAGATCATGATGTCCATTCATCAGTTTCTCCAGAAACGGGGATTCATTCTCGTTGATTCACCGATTCTCACCCCGGTCGCCTGTGAGGGAACTTCCGGTCTTTTCGAGGTGAAGTATTTTGATCTCGGGAACGCCTACCTATCCCAAAGCGGTCAACTCTACATGGAGGCGGCGGCCATGGCCTTCGGGAAAGTCTATTGCCTGGCTCCCACGTTTCGAGCGGAAAAGTCGAAAACCCGCCGTCATCTGACCGAATTCTGGATGTTGGAGCCGGAGGTCGCTTTTTACGATTACCAGGACAACATGCGGCTCCAGGAGGAACTGGTTTCTTTCCTGGTGCGGGAAGTGTTGGAGCATTGCGCGGCGGAATTGGAAATCTTGGAGCGGAGCATCGCTCCCCTCAAGCAAGTACAGGTGCCTTTCCCCCGGATAGCTTATGACGAAGCGCTGGAGATTTTGCGAAAGAAAGGGTTCTCCATCCAATGGGGGGACGACTTGGGTGGTGACGAAGAAACCGCCGTTTCGGAGGATTATGACCGACCGGTGTTCATTCATCATTACCCGGCCAAAATTAAGGCCTTTTACATGCAGCCGGATCACCAGTGGCCGGATCTGGTTCTCAACGATGATTTGATTGCCCCGGAAGGATACGGTGAAATCATTGGGGGGGGTCAACGGATCCACGATTTGGCGCTGTTGGAACAACGGATCACAGAGTATGGTCTTCCCCGGGACGCATTCAAATGGTATCTTGATTTACGCCGCTACGGAACAGTTCCTCATTCCGGATTCGGTTTGGGGATCGAGCGTACGGTGGGCTGGATTTGTGGTATCAAGCATATCCGGGAAGCCATTCCTTTTCCCCGGCAGATTTACCGCCTGTACCCCTGAGAAGGTTGTTGTTCGATGCAGGGCGAATCCTGGGGTTCCTGGTCTGGCTGATCAGGTTCCTGACCGGAAACGGCGCGTAGGATTCCATAGCTGACTGATCATGACCCGCGTCGTGACCGGCCCGGAACGCGTCGAGCGGAACCCACACTTGGAATTCGCTGGTGGAACATCGGGGGTCGAGCTGTTCGTGGTGGGCCAATGGCTCGGTGAGATAGGGGAAGATGGGTGTAGTTGGACCTGGTGTATGCCAAGGCCCGGAAGCCCTATCTTCCTGCTGGTCAGCTTCGTCAGGTAGACCAGAGTTTGCTTCGTTCTTATTTAGTCATGGTCAGGATCATCCCTTCATTCTGCGGGGGGGGGACATTTTCACAGAATAAAAACAAAAGAGCCATTTTTTCATTGACAAAACCACGACTGGGTGGTATAATTTTCTTGTGCTTATTCAAGCATGGACTATTTTTCACATTCAGGAGGTTTTGGTTTACATGGCAACAGGTAAGGTTAAGTGGTTCAGTGCAACAAAAGGGTACGGTTTCATCGAGTCGGATGAAGGCGGAGATGTTTTTGTTCACTACTCGGCGATTAGTGGCAACGGCTTTAAAAACCTGGAACAGGGACAGTCGGTTGAGTTTGAAGTTCAGGAGGGGAGCAAGGGTCCGCAGGCGACCAACGTAGCCCTGGTGATGTAGTTTCAGTAGCTTGAATTGAACTGAAAACAAAAACCCCGGAAGCGATTCCGGGGTTTTTTTGTGGACTTGGTCATGAGCTCTCGGTTGTCCGAGAGACCGGCATCGCGACAGTGGTTATTTAATCAGAGAATGCAACTGAGGCGTTCCATTGAGGAACTTTGTGGGAAAGCTCTGGTGAAAATAGGCGTCGGTGATGTAGCGTTTCATCATCCGGTGAGAGTTGAAATAGGAAGCGATTTTACCGATACTGTTTTTCATCAGCTTGATCCACGTGTCGATTTGTTGATAGTACGTGGGGAAAATGATGTATTCGAGTTTGTTGTACAGATCGTCGAGCTCTTCGCGGATTCGCGCGGACGGGTCATCATGTTCCGGAACCTCGCGACCGATCGCCCAGCCGGTGATTCCTTCAATGCAACCTTCCATCCACCATCCGTCCAGAACGCTGAAATTGAGTACCCCGTTG is part of the Atribacteraceae bacterium genome and harbors:
- a CDS encoding cold-shock protein; the protein is MATGKVKWFSATKGYGFIESDEGGDVFVHYSAISGNGFKNLEQGQSVEFEVQEGSKGPQATNVALVM
- the asnS gene encoding asparagine--tRNA ligase, which gives rise to MTVPYTYIDEVSRHEGREVEIRGWLSNKRFSGKVAFLILRDGTGFLQATAFTGGHFTTEEIKGFKGISLESAVLVRGRVKREERAPGGYELEMTYFQCLSVAEEYPIQKKEHSVDFLMEWRHLWLRSSRQHAVLRVRNQIMMSIHQFLQKRGFILVDSPILTPVACEGTSGLFEVKYFDLGNAYLSQSGQLYMEAAAMAFGKVYCLAPTFRAEKSKTRRHLTEFWMLEPEVAFYDYQDNMRLQEELVSFLVREVLEHCAAELEILERSIAPLKQVQVPFPRIAYDEALEILRKKGFSIQWGDDLGGDEETAVSEDYDRPVFIHHYPAKIKAFYMQPDHQWPDLVLNDDLIAPEGYGEIIGGGQRIHDLALLEQRITEYGLPRDAFKWYLDLRRYGTVPHSGFGLGIERTVGWICGIKHIREAIPFPRQIYRLYP
- a CDS encoding creatininase family protein, coding for MGKITYHPELTYSGFKEGKFDKAILAVGSAENHGFHLPFGTDTLVAQAIAQEVAQQVEGLLMLPPINYGVSHHYAHYQFTLTLSSETMNLLLQEVFRSVIRQGIHRILVINGHDGNIAPIETAARSVKVSTPTVFIASLDAWWITARELLPPDTFEIWNGRGHAGEGETSLMLHLFPELCRMENARGVVPDIPAGLDIKWTFDELTPYGATGDPTHATPEKGKKMFDLLVNRIVHFVKEMEERNWRYGMKRD
- a CDS encoding cupin domain-containing protein, which translates into the protein MVSRTVLEQPSGTVTVFAFDQGEGLSEHTAPFDALVNVIDGEAEITVAGKPYSVRSGDILIMPAGEPHALRAVAPFKMVLVMIRS
- a CDS encoding serine protease, producing the protein MMKFWFITSFIILTIMVVFPVLAISAVSEAVVKIYAVYNTPDYSNPWNMSGPRSRTGSGAIIEGNLILTNAHVVSDVTFLQVRRHGETQRYAARVAAVSHQSDLALVEVEDPVFFDGVEPLAFGGLPETHQEVKVYGFPLGGDSLSVTRGIVSRIEHRPYVHSSISLLAGQIDAAINPGSSGGPVIVEDVIVGVVMQGIPQAQNIGYMVPSPVIDHFLTGGRDGVYHGFPSVGFLVQAMENPGMRSAYRMKEGQSGVLITRTIPGSPADGVLRSGDVLLTIGGFPVANDGSIEFRHREWTSLSYVVQKKQIGETIGMEILRNGITHSLELVLHRSMDENWLVPMERYETDPTYLIYGGIVFSPLSKDLFGIWGPDWPATAPTELLVHLFNNVPRVDGEQVVIVLRVLAADVNQGYQEITGWIVDRVNGEKIWNMKDLARMLDEQDERFYTILENDQGQQIILDSQKARDNHARILATYRIARDRSSDLVVDQSESVTEEESIVNY